In one Oscillospiraceae bacterium genomic region, the following are encoded:
- the ftsZ gene encoding cell division protein FtsZ yields MAFGLDTGPDTVVTIKVIGVGGGGNNVVNRMVKSGTKGVDFIAVNTDKQALAVSSATIKIQIGEKLTGGQGAGSDPEVGRKSAEESRSQISKALEDANMVFITAGMGGGTGTGAAPIVADIAKEMGLLTVGVVTKPFNFEGRRRMLQAEKGIEDLRTRVDSLVIIPNERLKFATDQKITFANAFEIADDVLRQAVQSISDLIKNTGFINLDFADVTAVMQNAGMAHMGVGRAAGKNKAEEAAKMAISSPLLETSINGARGVLVNVTGSMDIGLEEVETAANLVQQAAHPEALIIFGAAFDDTLEDEIRVTVIATGFEEAGSGADMPARPFTAAGEKAGEASASQGRTAAPEPLSDDDPYDAIFKIFNSGK; encoded by the coding sequence ATGGCGTTTGGACTGGACACCGGGCCCGATACCGTCGTCACCATAAAGGTGATCGGCGTGGGCGGCGGTGGCAACAACGTGGTCAACCGGATGGTAAAATCCGGCACCAAGGGCGTTGATTTTATCGCTGTCAACACGGACAAGCAGGCGCTTGCCGTTTCCAGCGCTACCATTAAAATCCAGATTGGCGAGAAGCTCACCGGCGGCCAGGGCGCGGGCTCCGACCCCGAGGTGGGCCGCAAGTCCGCCGAGGAGAGCCGCAGCCAGATCTCCAAGGCCCTGGAGGACGCAAACATGGTGTTCATCACCGCCGGCATGGGCGGCGGCACCGGCACCGGCGCGGCCCCCATCGTGGCCGACATCGCCAAGGAGATGGGCCTGCTCACCGTGGGCGTGGTCACCAAGCCCTTCAACTTTGAGGGCCGCCGCCGCATGCTCCAGGCCGAGAAGGGCATCGAGGACCTGCGCACCCGGGTGGACAGCCTGGTCATCATCCCCAACGAGCGGCTGAAGTTTGCCACCGACCAGAAGATCACCTTCGCCAACGCCTTCGAGATCGCCGACGACGTGCTGCGCCAGGCGGTCCAGTCCATCTCCGACCTCATCAAGAACACCGGCTTCATCAACCTGGACTTCGCCGACGTGACCGCCGTCATGCAGAACGCGGGCATGGCCCACATGGGCGTGGGCCGCGCCGCCGGCAAGAACAAGGCCGAGGAGGCCGCCAAGATGGCCATCTCCAGCCCCCTGCTGGAGACCTCCATCAACGGCGCCCGGGGCGTGCTGGTCAACGTCACCGGCTCCATGGACATCGGGCTGGAGGAGGTGGAGACCGCCGCCAACCTGGTGCAGCAGGCCGCCCACCCCGAGGCCCTCATTATCTTCGGCGCCGCCTTCGACGACACGCTGGAGGACGAGATCCGGGTCACCGTCATCGCCACCGGCTTCGAGGAGGCCGGCAGCGGCGCGGACATGCCCGCGCGGCCCTTTACCGCCGCCGGGGAGAAGGCCGGGGAGGCCTCCGCGTCCCAGGGCCGGACCGCCGCGCCCGAGCCCCTCTCCGACGACGACCCCTACGACGCCATCTTCAAGATCTTCAACTCCGGAAAGTAG
- the sbp gene encoding hypothetical protein gives MLELFGLVAGLLLGAFCPWSIPAKWSLYVAAGLLAALDSALGGYRARIKGEFRLGVYLSGSLGNAAIAVFLTWLGDKLGIPIYLAAVVVFGTRMFQNFGEIRRELLTSKQKRDKIDQDVVAMPPDGTK, from the coding sequence ATGCTGGAGCTGTTCGGACTTGTGGCGGGGCTGCTGCTGGGGGCCTTCTGCCCCTGGAGCATCCCGGCCAAGTGGTCGCTCTACGTGGCCGCCGGCCTGCTGGCCGCCCTGGACTCCGCCCTGGGGGGCTACCGGGCGCGGATCAAGGGGGAGTTCCGGCTTGGGGTGTACCTCTCCGGCTCCCTGGGCAACGCGGCCATCGCCGTGTTCCTCACATGGCTGGGGGACAAGCTGGGGATCCCCATCTACCTGGCCGCCGTGGTGGTCTTTGGCACACGGATGTTCCAAAACTTTGGGGAAATCCGTAGGGAACTATTGACCTCGAAGCAAAAGAGGGATAAAATAGACCAAGATGTAGTTGCCATGCCTCCAGACGGCACAAAATAA